The sequence below is a genomic window from Coffea arabica cultivar ET-39 chromosome 8e, Coffea Arabica ET-39 HiFi, whole genome shotgun sequence.
GTGAAAACTGTAGGAATAAAGATTTGGACCATTTATTCCTACAGTTTTCAAGAACCCTTTGGGCAAAAGTGCCAAAAAACAGCCTTCTGGTTTTTGGCACTTTTGCCCAAAGGGTTCTGTAGTATAAAGGACCACAAATTTCAATAAGCGCCCTGCCCGGCTCAATATTAGGTGTACGTTGgtgtaatcatacaaaaagaagGGAAATTCTATGGTCTAGTAGAAAATCATTCCCTCATTTTCTATTCCTAGTGATAAACGTTGTTCTTGTTCCTCCGAGTCATATTAAAAGCTGCTATTAAGATGATTCTCCCGAGTCATCAACAGCACAACTTTAATTTCATTTTGCCCGTTTGACTTATTCTAGGAGCTAATCCAGCTAGCTATTTCCTAAATCCTCTTCCCACTTGAAGAATCCAGAAAATGTACGTAGATCAATCTGAACAATTGGATTTAGCGTTCTTGTTCCTCCGAGAATACATGCGCATTCAATTCTTGCAACAAAGATTCCAGCCATTCAACTTGAATAATGGGAGCATTGTCATATTACAATGTCTAGACAATTTGAAGATTGAAACTTTGTATCAGAGTATTCCTCAACTACACCAATACTAATGCATTATGCATCTGCAACCTAGATGATGATGAATTTTCCCTACGTTGAATACCGCATTCATTGAATGATCAAATGACATCTCATTCTTCTACTGTTCCAGAAGTTATTTTTAGTGTCTCAATGAAAGGCTTTGATTCCCCAGAAGCAAGATGCTTGAGGAAATCTCTTAAAGTGCTCCCCTTGTATTTTTTCCGATGGTCTTCATCCACCAATTCAATAGCAGGCTCAAGAACTTCATCCATTCCCAAACTCAGGAAACTAGCTATAGAAAGCCTAGTTTCATTGCTAGATTCTTGGATTACACGATGCAAGACAGACTTGTACTTGCCATTGCTTAACACCATCTTTTAAGCTTTCCATTATTGCTCCCACTAATTCAATGCCTAGTCTCTTCGTCTCCATTGCAAACCTTTCCATCTTCTCCCTGTTACGCCAATACAATATTCAAGGGATCTATAAAATCAATTGATGTATACTTAATCTAGAGTCAGTCACACCACACCCTTAATGTGGTGGTTTATAACATGAGAGCACCAATTTAACTAGAATGGGGTAAAATCATATACATCATATTATTGTAGGCTTTCTAACAACTCTATCCAGTACATTCCTCAAGTTATATGTTAAAGTCAGGGAGGGATATCCCCATTTTAGAACTTTTCTTTGCTAGTGTAGTGGACCAGACACCTTAATTACCCGACTACTTTCCCAAAAGGGATTTAAGAAAAGAATCTTAATAATTCAATTCTGGTttaccaccaccacctcctatATTCCTAACCCTCCGAATTCGAGGAATATACGTAAGTCTGCGTCTTTCTTGGTTTTATCCCCATCATGAGCTATATCCTAAGAAGTATAAAAAGAACAGCAGATTTCGTAGCCTCCCCTGTTGGCACCTTCCGTCGGTGGCCATTTGTGGAATTGCACAACATCATTTGGCCATGCGAAGCTGGTGGCGGATGATTGCATGGCTGTGATTTACTTACTCATGAGCTGATTTTTTACCATAGTATCCCTGATATTCGTTTCTGCCCTTCGATGCAAAATGGTTAGACCATAAGAAGCATTGGCTTCTTCATCATTTCATCAGCATGCCTGAATGACCATTCTATCTGTTTATATCTCTACGATTtacaaatatacatatattaatGGAGCGGTGCGGTGCGGTGGTGCTCTGTTGTTAGACCCGTTCTGCTTTTCCTAATCTTAGCTTGGATTCCTACGTGGCACTTTGCACCGATAATGCTGGTATAAAAGTAAGCGGTGGTGCTTTGTTGTCAGGCTGATTCAGCTCCTTTTGATCATGGCTCGGATCCCACATCCTACATTCCATTTCACCGATAATCCTAGTAGTATAAAGGAGATGGCTGTTGCACATTTGCTGCTTAGCTTCACTGTTATTGCTGTAGTTCTGCTGATTGAAGCTGCAGTCACCTACTTTGCGACTGAAACTGTTCTGTCCTTGGTCAGTGTTGCAAGTACTtccttttgttgaaaaattcctctgttttttttggTCTTCTTTTGCGAACTAAAACAATACAAAGCGAAAGGAACCTGCAAGCAGCAAAAATCCACCAAAGCATGCAAAACTAGGGTAAATGCCCTCATCATTTATCGAACTTCTTTTGAATTGTCCCTAGTAGTTGAATAGACAAGAAAGTTATAGAGTTTGAATTAAATGAGTCAGATAAAATCAATGGGTCATGAAAGGGGCTTTGTTTAGCGAGTTGTATATTACCTTGCCAATGTCCAGTTGATATAACCTTGGTACTTTGTAGTCAACTTGAGTCAGTATGCGAATGCAGAACCTGATTTGGATCCGAGTTGGTCAGAACATTGTTGGAAATTACTGTAGCAGCGCATTAATCATTTGTATTTCATTTCTCAggttttcaagtttggagcCGGATTGTCTGTCACCCAGTTGACGGCCCAAATCTATCGTAATATATCTGTTTGATTTGAGCCATCCATTTAAAATTTGTAAGGAACGactcaatttatttttttggataCCAGTGTTCTAATTTGATAATGTGACATTCATATTTTCAAGTATCTCCAGCGGATAGCTTAGTTGAAGAACATTTCATAAAAAATTGTCATCAAAAGGACAAAAGAAAATCATGATGTCAAATGAGCTTGTCCTCAGACATAATTTCATTGTATTGTTGCAGAATTGATGATCTTAACTGTTTCAACGAAGGGCTTTGATTCTCCAGAAGCACGATGCTTGAGATAATCTCTTAAGCAGCAGCCCCTATATTGTTCAGGATGGTCTTCGTTCACAAGTTTCATAGCAGGCTCAAGGATCTCATCCATTTCCAAACTCTGGAAACTGGCTATAGAAAGTCTAGTTTCATTCCCAGAAGTTCGGATTGCTCGATGCAAGACGGCTTTGTATTCACCATTGCTCAATACCTCCCAAAGATCTCCAACAAGGACTAGTAAAGCCCCTTTAATCACAGGAACAGATTTCCACTTCTTATCATTTTTGTCCATGACTTGAAGACCTAAAGAACTCTGCAGAAGAAGAGTGATGACGCTAAAATCTGAATGTTGGGATGCACCTATTATCTTCATGTTTGATCCAGAAATTGGTGAATAGCTATTTATCGCAACCATTTGCACGCCTTTTTCAATTTCTGCTTTCAAATATGTTGCCTCCAAATCCAAGCTTTCCATCATAGCTCCACATATCTGAATTGATAATTTCCTCATCTCCATTGTGCAGTTTCCCATTATTTCCCTGTTATAGAAGTACAACTGTaggaatcaataattatttttagaTGAAATTTGACTTGCCTTTTACTGCAATTCAAGATTTTTACACAGGTTCTGGCAGAAAGCTTAGTATATATTATCCCAAAAAACTTGCACGTAAAAGAAATTCTATTCACAAAGATGACAATTTTAATTGCACAGAGTATACAATATTATCACAATCTGCTACGTTCCTATTCAGTTCATCCTTCATCAAGATAGCTTCTTTATTGACTGGTGAAAAATATAGTAAAACCCAAAGATGTACCTGTAATCAGGTGGACTTTTAGGCCATAGATCCACCAATTTTTCAAAAGGATGGGAATACAGCTTCAAATATTCCCACAAGATGCCGTGAGCTCCGCCTTGATTTGTACCATATTTAACCGGTTTATACATGTCAGGAGAAAAGAATTCCTCCTTGATCTTCAGGGGCAAGTTAAAGAAGTTTTTGTTCACGGTCAAAGCTTCTTCTGCAATGGTCTCAGGTATGCCATGATTTATAACCTGATAATCGAACGAAAGCAAGCAAATTAAGGGGGAAAAAATGCTTCAATCATGCTAATACATATCCAAATACTTACTATTTTGTACCAAAGTAGATTGAAAGCATGCAGTTCTGAGAAATTACAGCGAAGATACCAGCAGTTCTGCAAGATTCACGGATTTGATTGATGACAAGTGACCTAGTTTGATGATCTTTTTGCAGTAGGGAGAGGTCGATTATGGGCACTAGCATATTATAATCAGTAGATGAACCCATGCTGCAATGGGCACTAAGATGCAACTATGAGATTATGGGACTTTATAATAAGAAGTGGCAACACTTTCGTTAAGTGGCTTTATTCAAAGAAGGTTGATCTTGAAATGGATGGTGGGCCaaataattgaaattttttttttggttgtgagCGTATGAATAGAGAATACGTTCTACCTATTTGAAATCAACATCTAACTTGTTCAATCAAAATTTATCTAAGCCTATGTTAACAATTATATGGTTTTTTAAGTCTGTTTTTTAGATATTTGTGTATATTTGATGATATAATTTCTATCATTAGTGCagattttaataaaattatgaTGTTTtatccaaacccaaaaaaaaaaattatgatttaCACCCACAAATCTTGCTGCTTAAACTTACTCGGGGAGTTGTTAAATTGCAATATAACATTATTTTCCGGGCTAAGCAAGCAGCAGCCATTGGTTAATGATTACCACGTCTAGCAGGCCAAACGAGTGAAATATTGCATATTAGTTTGTTCTTAATTCAGGATCAAGACTGCATCGATCATTAGTTCACTGCTCAGAGCCGGTAAATATGTATCATATTAAGTAGATGATAGCACAAAGATGATTCGAGACTCCAGCTTAAGATAATAGAAAGTCCATTGGATCTGAAAAGGTTCTTGCCATTATTCTTGATGTTCACACTGTTGAGAATCAGACCAATATGTCTAATCTAGTTTTAATCATTCAAGACAACTTTCTTGACCCAAAGATAAGTTAGGGAACCATGGATTGGAGATGTAAATACTTCAAGGCCTCGTTCAGATTGCATTTTTTGCAACGAAAGAAAAAAGGTTACATTTTTGCGAGTATTTTTTCTCACATTttctaatcatctttttattttaaatatatcaCATCTTAACAAAAGTTTTACGGTaattattttctaaaaactctcaaaagaagtgctacagtaattctTCTTCTCAAGATGATGACGCTTGAATGGCTTGGCCTTGAAAACTGTTACTCggataaaatttcaattttagccTTTGAATCAGACTGTCATTTTTTCATCTAGAAATTAGTACTGAAGCAACCTGTGCAAAAAAAACCCCATTTTCCAGAAATAAAAACATGGTTCTTGAGTGCTTGTAGATGGTCATCATTCATAAagcttatttaatttgtgtatGAAAATATCCAGTGTATAATTTATTAAAATCGAAATTTAACAACTTAATGATCGGCCTATATTGGGTCCAAACCTAACTTTTTTCCTATCTGTCAATTACGTACACTTGTTCAACAGCAGCGAGCTAAGAGCCTAACAAGCATTCAGTCTCCGAACAAGAAAGCTGACATTTTCTATTCTGTTCCGTGAGAGGAAGGATGATTAACGGATGACCCTTCACTATATAATTCAATTCTATGGGTACCATCTATGCATCTGAGTGGGGGTGGGGGGCTGTCGGCCTCTTCCTCCCCCTTTAGGAAGAAGGCCTTCTCTGCGTTGTTTGAGCCACAACCGACGTCCGAGGTAGTGCAAGTTCAAGCGAGGATGACAACACACCGTGGAGAGCCTGCGGTGGTCTTCAGTGCGGCTGACATAGCAGTGGTTGCTGCTCCATTCCGCTACACTTTGGTTGGGAAGTTCTCTAAGGGACGGCCGCTGCTGCCTGACCTGAGGAAATTCTTGTCGACTCTTGATTTGAAGGATACGGCGACTGTGGGATTGTTAGATGATAGGCATGTGTTACTGAAATTTCAGTGTGAAGCGGATTTCCTTCGCGTTTGGGGACGAAGTTTGTGGTATGTGAATGGATCCCCCATGAGGGTTTTTAAGTGGACATCTAAGTTCCATGTGAACAGAGAGTCTTCCCTTGCTCCCGTCTGGTTTAGATTGCCCAAACTCCCAATTCACTTATTTGCTAAGCCATGTCTATTTCATCTTGTCTCCTGCTTGGGAACGCCGCTATTCGTGGATGCGGCTACGTCTTCGTTTTCGCGACCGAATGTGGCGCGGGTATGTGTTGAGGTGGATCTGCTCAAATCGATTCCGTCGAGGGTGTGGGTCGATATGGGAGATGGGGATGGTTTTTGGCAGGTTCTTATCCCTGAGAACCTCCCTAATTATTGCAGCCACTGCTATCGTCAAGGGCATGGCGAGAATCATTGCCGTGTGAAGCACCCTGATTTGCGCTTGCACAAGACGCAGGAGGATCTGGTCACAGGGGTGATGGGCGCAAAGGGTCGCTCCTCACCAGCTAACACGCAGCGTACAGAGGATGAGGAGCGAAGGGGGGTGAGTGAAGGAGATGGGGTGAAATCTGGTGCGACACAGAATTCGGGTAAGAGCCTTTCCGAGGGGTCACTGCACGTTGACACCCCTACTACTGCTGTGGGAGATGCATCGTGCTTACTGAACCAGCTTGGAGGGTCTACGGTTGTGCTTGTGGAGAAGGGGATAGAGGCTGCTGCTGATGCCGTTCTTCACGCTATGGCTGACCGCGCGATTGGCGAACCAGAGGAAGAGCTGGAAGGGACTGCTAATACTGGAGAATTGGCGCTGGTGGAGCTGAACGTGGTAGCAGGCCCAGGCATGATGGAGCCCATAGAGGGGGCTGCTGTGCCAGGGCAAAACTGCAACGAAAAAGCTGTCAAGCACGGAAAAGCAAAGTTCGTTGTTGTTGACCAAAGGGAGGGACCATGCGATCACATTGCTGGAAATGATTGTGAGGAGTCCCATATTCTAGTGGAGCAAATATTGGGAGATGGTCAGCAGCAAATGGCCGACAATACTTCAATTAGAAATCAAAATGCTGAAAATTCTAATTGGAATAAAAGTGATGGGTCCCAAGCTTTTGAGAAGCAGAATTTGGGAGACGATAATCATCAAAAGGTCGACACCACTGACCCCGACATTGCCTTACCACTCTTTGTGGTtccaagtacaagtacaagaacagAAACGAAAACCACGGTGCCTCAAAATCCAGTGCCAGCTTTCAAAGATGTGTTCGAAGAGGttaaatgggaaaaattacATGGTACACTTCCCCGACCACATCAAATTAGTTTTATTCGTTCAAGTATAATATGCAATAAcgacaaaaaagaagaagaagaagacgatTCACAACACGACAAACACAAAGATCAAGACCAGAATCTAGTACAACAGCAATTTACCCAAGTGATTTCAAAGAAAGCGAGGAAACAGCTTTcaaaaaaaggtaaaacaaTGCAAACACGTCAAGATCTCAAACCAAATTCCAATGCTCACTCGCAGTCACACAAATGTGGAGCACCCTCGTGTGGATGATTTCTTTGGATTGATCTGTTATGTCTTTACAATTCCtttatatgtgtgtttattttccatcattacatgtttctttttctttaacaGAGGTCAGGTTTGGCCCCCCTCTAATTTGATGTATTTTTTTCTCGGTTTTTAATATATTAAGGGATggtatcctttttttttaaaaaaaaaaaaaaaaaaaaaaatctatgcaTCTGAGATTCTACTTGATAGTAAAGAATTGAAACTCCAGAATTAATGGAAAAACATGAAAAGGTCGACAATGAAGTTCAAAACTGGAATCAAGCACGGCCTATGACCTTATACACTTCAATTTTGATCTATCCAGCATTTTATTTCTATCGAACTGTATAGCAACACAAGCCAAGAAAATTAATTATAGTTCTTCATATTAAAACCATGTAAATTAGGTTCTTCGCACTTTGAACCATAAGACTTGTCACACTCAGATTTGAAGTGCATCAATAGGACGATCTAAGGCTCTAGAGAAGATAAGTTTGAGAAGTTCTTTTGAGCTGCATCCCCTGTACCTTTTCACCCCTTCTTCGTCAACCAATTTTTTAGCAGGCTCAACTATCTCATCAAATTCAAAACTATGGAAACTGGCAATAGACATCCTAGTTTTGTTGGTGCTGGGTACAATGACCTGATGCATTACACTCTTGTACATTCCATTGCTTAACACCTCCAGAAGATCTCCAACAAAGACTTGAAGGGAACCTTCAAGTTTAGGAGCATCTTTCCATGTTCCATCGAGGCTGTCCATGACTTGAAGACCTGGAGCAGTTTGCACCAGAATGGTGATGATGCCGAAATCGGTATGTGGGGGCGTACCTATTTTTATGTCCGATATTGACTTTGATGGATAGCTGTTTGTAGCAACAAGTTGCATCCCTTTCTCGAAATTTTCTTTGAGGTATGTTGCATCCAAGTTTAGGCTTTCCATGATGGCTACAAAAACTTGAATGGCCAGTTTCTTTATTTCAGCTGTGTACCTCCCCATCTTTTCCCTGGTGTAGTTTGTATTGATTTACAATCAAACACCACGGTAAATTgagctagatttttttttttttttttttgttgacaaATAGCCAGATGACGATGAGATCACGGAGTGGGGACAACGAAATTCAGACCTTTATGTTGAAAGAAGAAAGGTGGATACAACCAATCCAACATTTTTTTCTCGGTCAATTAAAACTTCacatatttataaaatttaaattggaTTCTACATACAAAAACCAGAGCTTTGGCTTTGGATACGTTGAATTTAAAAGGGATTCCAGTGTAGTTCAAATAATACTGAATGAAATATATAGAGAATTGTTGTACCTGTAATCAGCCGGATGCTTAGGCCATAAATCAACAAAATCCTCAAAAGGATAGGCTTGAAGCCTCAGCACATCTCTCTGGAGTAGGTCACTGCCAAGGGCACTGTGTTGAAACCTAGCTAACTTTACTGGGCTGAAAGGGTCCCTAGAACCAAGCTCCAAAATCTCCTCCTTCATAATACCGGGCAAGTCAAAGAACTTTTGGTTCACTTCTAAGGCTTCATCGATGACTGACTTGGGTATTCCATGATTAATAACCTGGAAAGATATGTAATTCAGAAATGTGGGTAAATCAAGAAAatcaaaatcaggaaatgttcTAACTCAAAAAAATGCATGCATCTCCTGCCAAAAATAAGCATGTTTGAAAGAGATTTGTACATGAAAAACGCCAGAGTTTTGGCAAGCTTCATGAATCTCCTTGATGACCAAAGATTTTTCATAAAAATCTTGGCGGCTTAGGTGGGAGAGGTCAATTATGGGCACTTTCATGGCATGAATTGGATTATGATCACTGATTGAACTCATAATCTTTTCCTCCCAAAATTGATTAGGATTGTAATGTAGTTGTTTGCTGCAGATTTTGGAAGAAATGTGAAGGCAAAGGAAGGCAGTTGTTTGTGTTGTTGGAGGCCAACTAGTAGGATTGCTTATCTATGATTTGTAGTTGACTTCGATTATCACATAAAATGACTGCATGATTATATAAAATACATGTATATCCACGACTTGGTCATTTTGCAAGTTAACTTTATGCCAGAAAGGTTAACATGATCAGATTCCAATTACACTTGTTCACATTGGTTGTTTGTGGCGCTTAAAGAATGATTAATTAATGAAGTTTTATCTTTTCTATGTATGAAAAGATCAAAGTTGCAGTCCTACCTTTACTTGTCCATGCAAGTCTAACCCTCATGTGGTCATCTGTAAATCTATGCTTGTTTGACATGTATGAGCATGCAGACTCTAGGGTTACAGAAGTTAGTTTCCTTTTCCATACCTTACTAAAGAGTTTCAAGGCCACAAAAATtgtaccaaaacatgaaacgaAACCAAGTTCAAGGAGCGGTTCAATGGAATCGGCATGCACCTGATTAAATCCTACCATTAACTTCCAACTATTATTAAAGCGGGTTTAGTGGTCATGGCCTTTAATTAAGTGGTGAATATCGTTTGGAAATGCAGGAATAAAAGCCATCCCTAATCCTCAATCTGGCTCTTTTCCtgctttttttcttgaaattgttaGATATGTATGGGTGTAATTACTTCATGTACAACTACAGTGAAAGAGCAAACGGAGCAACGGAGAAAAGATTCCTACAATAAAACCCATCGATAGAGTGGAGCAAATTGAGGAATCCATCAATCAATATTTGTATggtggcaaaaaaaaaaaaaaaaaaagtatttgtATGGTGGTACAGTATTTAGTTTTCCTGGTTATAGAGGCTTGATGTATCTAACTAGCAATAGGCTTACGCCAAATACTTTTACAGTCTTGATCTCCAGATCCACTTGTAGACCATATGTTCCAAGAAGAAGGAGAGCAGAATATTGGTTCGTGGTATTAAGAGTTGGGCATGTATGACTTAATGATGCTCCCTTAATTATCTGGAGAGTGACCCTCTGCGTCAGCAAGGCacttaaattattttttgggtATAATTTTGTCAATTCGTAAAGAGTAAGACCAGCCTCACAATAACCAATAATATAGTTGTTGATATAATTAATTTACAGtaactaaaaattatatctaacAACTTGAAGTGGAAATCAAGACTACAAATTAGGGTTAATTGCTCTTCGCACCTCTCAAATACTTCCAAATTGTTCTTTGCACCATAAAACTTTTAGTTCCCGCAATTTACTGCTTTAAACTTCTAATTATTTGTAATCCATCACAATGAACTAAATTCGAACAAATTGTAGATTTCATCTGCTAGTAACTAGCAAAATGATCTTCTTAACCTCAACTTTTATACTGTCTCTATATTTTCCTCCAATCCAAATCTTATTAAAAGGCTTTATTTCTGCTTCATTTTCTAGACGTGTGAAAAAGTCCAAGATTGTAAATTACGAAAACTTGTTTTTGGATTGTGTTTTTTGAAGagattttggggaaaaaaattactgtaatattttttaaacaatgtgatatatgtaaattaaaaaaatgattaagaGATACGTCAAGAGAATATtcataaaaaagggaaaaaattttctcaaaaatatatAGTTTAGGACGCAAAGTATGATTTGAAAATAGTTGAGGAGTGCAAAGTGCtattaacacttaaaattaAGATTGATGCGGAGTcatgaaaagtaaataaaaaacaagTCATACACACAGCTATAAACATTAGACAGAATCCAACGACATATAACTTAGCACGACATACAATTTAGCAGAAGAAAATCGTAGCCACACTTTAGAAGCCATCTCGCAATACGTTTGGAGGGGCTAGTATTGCTTGCCCTGTCTTCCTTTCTCCGCTCAAGTAGCTCGACTCCATCTTTGAGGCCGCATGAAAGAGTGAATTAAATTCAAGATAGACCATATGATCAGTTGTGTAATTCAGATTTTAAGCCTATCAATGAGACGTCCAACTTCTCCAGAATAGATATCTTTGATGAGGTCCCTTGTGCTGCATCCTTCGTATCTTTTAGGACAATCTTCAGCAGTCAGTTCAGTAGCAGGCTCAACCACCTCATCCAGTTCAAAATTATGAAAACTAGCTAAAGACATCCTAGTAGTGCGGGTACTTAGTGTTGCCCGGTGAAAAACGCTTTTGTATATTCCATTGCTTAATAGCTCCAGATGGTCTCCAACAAGGACTTGAAGGGACCCTTCTGGGCAAGGAAGAGCTTTCCATTTACCATCAGCCATGTCCAGGACCTCAAGACCCGGTGAGCTTTGCAGGAGAATGGTGATGATGCCATGATCGGAATGAGGAGCTACACCTATCTTGATGCTTGATTCTGGAGTTGGTGGTGAGTAACTGTTTGCTATAACCATGTGCATTCCTTTATCGAAATTTTCTTGAAGGTGTGTTGGACCCAAGTTCAAGCTTTCCATGATGGCTCCAAACAATGTGATGCCCAATTTTCTCACGTCCTTAGTGTACCTTCCCATTTTCTCCCTGTCAAATCATCATAGTTTCTAACCAGTTAcaatgtgatattatgtgtaaAAGGTAGTAAAAATTATCCCCACTTGGTTTAAGACTTTTGAGACTTTCAATTTCCTAATAATTGAGAAATGGGGTTCGAATAATCTCTACAATTGACCTATTGGACAGATGCCAAATGGTCACTGCCTTGAGTACTGTTTAACTAGAGATCTTGAACTcacattttttttccctgtaCCATACAATCCATCCCTCCCTTTCCTTTTATTACACTCTTAAGGAGCCATAGGATAAGATGTCACCAATCACAGTCACTATGACTATAATTAACTAGTTAATgacaatgaatttttttgttgaAATCTATAGAGTGTTTTGGCAACTTAAATTCAGATAtggattttacatttttttttctttttcatctatTTTTTCTCcactttttctgtttcttttagcatttttttttataaatttctttatttttaattaaaaatatgaGATACATGATAAGTAATCATTGATTAACTTCTAAAAAGTAGTTAATCATAAACCCATAGAATAGGTCTATCATATCATTAACTCATTCCAATTAACCTTTACCAAATTAAAAATATCACTATaattaattttgaaattcaTGCCCTGGTATGAAACAACGCCTTAGTATTATACCGATGTTATAACACTATGTACAAAGATGACAGTTGTTTCTTTACTCAAATTTTATACATAGTGTTTTGCCAAAATCAACTGAAAACACTTCGATCATTACACAAATTCTCGCACCTGTAATCAGCAGGATGGGTGGGCCAGAAATCAATGAAGTCTTCAAAAGGATTGGCATAAAGCCTCACTAAGTCCCTTTGGAGCAGGTCACTGCCCCGAGCACTGCGTTGAAAAGTAAGCAGTTTTACTGGGCTGAACATGTCCCTCGAACCAAGCTCCAATATCTCCTTTTTCATCATCTCTGGCAAGTCAAAGAAGTTTCTGTTCACTTCCATGGCGGCTTGTATGACTGCTTCGGATACCCCATGATTAATAAcctgaaaaaaaatagtgaACTCAAAATGTAGAACatttaataaagaaaaataagctTAAGCGATGTCTTC
It includes:
- the LOC113703103 gene encoding 2-oxoglutarate-dependent dioxygenase 21, chloroplastic, translating into MGSSTDYNMLVPIIDLSLLQKDHQTRSLVINQIRESCRTAGIFAVINHGIPETIAEEALTVNKNFFNLPLKIKEEFFSPDMYKPVKYGTNQGGAHGILWEYLKLYSHPFEKLVDLWPKSPPDYREIMGNCTMEMRKLSIQICGAMMESLDLEATYLKAEIEKGVQMVAINSYSPISGSNMKIIGASQHSDFSVITLLLQSSLGLQVMDKNDKKWKSVPVIKGALLVLVGDLWEVLSNGEYKAVLHRAIRTSGNETRLSIASFQSLEMDEILEPAMKLVNEDHPEQYRGCCLRDYLKHRASGESKPFVETVKIINSATIQ
- the LOC113704964 gene encoding 2-oxoglutarate-dependent dioxygenase 21, chloroplastic-like, coding for MSSISDHNPIHAMKVPIIDLSHLSRQDFYEKSLVIKEIHEACQNSGVFHVINHGIPKSVIDEALEVNQKFFDLPGIMKEEILELGSRDPFSPVKLARFQHSALGSDLLQRDVLRLQAYPFEDFVDLWPKHPADYREKMGRYTAEIKKLAIQVFVAIMESLNLDATYLKENFEKGMQLVATNSYPSKSISDIKIGTPPHTDFGIITILVQTAPGLQVMDSLDGTWKDAPKLEGSLQVFVGDLLEVLSNGMYKSVMHQVIVPSTNKTRMSIASFHSFEFDEIVEPAKKLVDEEGVKRYRGCSSKELLKLIFSRALDRPIDALQI
- the LOC113703491 gene encoding 2-oxoglutarate-dependent dioxygenase 21, chloroplastic-like, which translates into the protein MELPMVDVSLLGQDSNEKSIVIKQIQEACQTWGAFHVINHGVSEAVIQAAMEVNRNFFDLPEMMKKEILELGSRDMFSPVKLLTFQRSARGSDLLQRDLVRLYANPFEDFIDFWPTHPADYREKMGRYTKDVRKLGITLFGAIMESLNLGPTHLQENFDKGMHMVIANSYSPPTPESSIKIGVAPHSDHGIITILLQSSPGLEVLDMADGKWKALPCPEGSLQVLVGDHLELLSNGIYKSVFHRATLSTRTTRMSLASFHNFELDEVVEPATELTAEDCPKRYEGCSTRDLIKDIYSGEVGRLIDRLKI